The following are from one region of the Ornithodoros turicata isolate Travis unplaced genomic scaffold, ASM3712646v1 Chromosome49, whole genome shotgun sequence genome:
- the LOC135374254 gene encoding THAP domain-containing protein 2-like, whose amino-acid sequence MPTCCVQRCRSRSLRKEPGVSFHSFPKKPQLRAKWIEALGKDVNWVPPEWSRVCSKHFHPDDFVQTQSLVRLRPCAVPKFFPQHEHAGTTSGAEATVEGTMDIPTEDSTLSHISQVPPVEEVASTSFATPLQTQGRAIETSFELLWDPLTTMEMEVDSCSPSTERLPVELVSQMSQGTSPIPCDSLVDMQAESSSSVMGGAPSVEQVQQESPVLSQEYMEEKEQHVSELLWDPLVSVDTEEAEGPREGTSGSALEEDSSPGSGNHASQVEEETFTSLPGPSTSAQKLWVSSVPCVGAADTQLLALRSHSSFGKSPGSFCLAWCVILGYRAGAYSRICI is encoded by the exons ATGCCGACCTGCTGCGTGCAACGCTGCAGATCGCGCTCTCTTCGCAAAGAGCCTGGAGTTTCATTCCATTC GTTTCCAAAAAAACCACAGCTAAGAGCAAAATGGATCGAGGCCTTGGGGAAAGACGTGAACTGGGTGCCGCCAGAGTGGAGCCGAGTTTGCTCGAAGCACTTTCACCCAGACGACTTCGTCCAAACGCAGTCTCTCGTCCGACTTCGACCATGTGCAGTTCCCAAATTTTTCCCACAACATGAG CATGCTGGAACCACAAGTGGGGCTGAAGCTACAGTGGAAGGCACAATG GACATCCCTACTGAAGACAGCACCCTGTCACACATTTCACAAGTGCCCCCTGTAGAAGAG GTTGCTTCTACATCATTCGCAACACCACTGCAAACACAGGGGCGAGCCATAGAG ACTAGCTTTGAGCTGCTGTGGGACCCTCTCACCACTATGGAAATGGAAGTG GATAGTTGCAGTCCTTCCACAGAACGCCTCCCTGTTGAGCTGGTGTCCCAAATGAGCCAG GGCACGTCACCAATTCCCTGTGACTCTCTGGTTGACATGCAGGCG GAGAGTTCTAGTTCTGTGATGGGAGGTGCACCCTCTGTGGAGCAAGTTCAACAG GAATCCCCCGTGCTATCACAagaatacatggaggaaaaggAACAG CATGTTTCTGAACTCCTGTGGGATCCTCTTGTCAGCGTGGACACTGAGGAAGCTGAAGGACCACGAGAG GGCACAAGTGGATCTGCACTCGAGGAAGACTCATCCCCTGGTTCTGGAAACCATGCAAGTCAG GTTGAAGAGGAAACATTTACTTCCCTCCCTGGCCCTTCTACAAGTGCGCAAAAGTTATGGGTAAGCTCAGTCCCGTGTGTAGGTGCTGCAGACACACAGCTGCTAGCATTACGCAGTCATTCATCGTTCGGCAAAAGCCCCGGATCCTTCTGTCTTGCATGGTGTGTAATTTTAGGTTACAGAGCAGGTGCATATAGCCGCATCTGCATTTAA